Part of the Triticum aestivum cultivar Chinese Spring chromosome 4D, IWGSC CS RefSeq v2.1, whole genome shotgun sequence genome is shown below.
AGATGGCCGAATCTAAGGATTTTCTCTTGACTGTCTCCCGAATCAGCAAACCATGACTAGAAACAATCTCGACTTATTCAGTGCTTGCTTCTTCTTTCTACTCTAGCTAGTCCATGACAGGAGATAAGTGTTAAAACTGACAAGGTCTTGCAAGATTTGCTGGAAGACCATGAGCACAGAGAACACCCCCATCCCCACCAGCACAGGCTTTGCAGTTGCACCGGTGAAGTTCACTCTTTCTTTGCCAGCCGTGGATGCTGCTTCTACTTGTCCAAGCCCAACTTTTTGATCGGATAATTTGGAGCCAATAGACCAGGCCATCAATGGGGGGAGAACACCGTACAAGATGGTCATGCAGTAGCCCCCCTGAACATGTGGAAATCAGACGAGCAAGctgtcaatcaatcaatcaataattcatgactagaaatTTTGCTTATGTGTTACTCCTCCGCCAAGCCGCGGCTCAGGAGCTGAAGGGTGCGTGCATGCTTTGATGTAAACTTACGGCGATGTCAGTGGCTATGGAGAATGAATCTGGAACAGCAGCTGCTATGAGCATGGTTGGGACAACCACCACCCCTGTGGCAACGAAGCTGAGCCTGTTGCTTTCCAGCAATGTTGGCCAGCCAAGCTGGCTAGATCCTTCTTCCTCAGAAGCGTCCTCGTCAATCTGTGCCTGCACTTTGTCAGAGCACTTTTAACAGATGGTTCTCCATGTAATTTGATTAGTGGTAAAAAATGCTAGTAGGTCGAAGCATACATCTCCCTCGGCTGAGGATAGACTGGTGGTCATCTGCTCGATGAAGAACTGCGACGCTGCAAGCAGGGTCCCGATGAGAGACGTCCCGACAGCCAGGAGCGAGAAGGTCTCGACCACCGCGTAGCTCCACCTACACAAAAGAAGTGCATGATTCGCCGACGGGGTTGGATTCATTGCCTCCAGCGAGACGGCATGCATGCAGATCGCTGAACGCTGACAGATGGAGGATGTACGCGCCCGTCCTTGGGTACGGCGGCGGTGCTTACTCTGTCTCCAGCATGTCGAGGATGCCGAGGCCGTTGGGGTCCGTGGAGGAGGCGGAGAGGGTGAGCGCGACGTCGTCCCACACGAGCAGGGAGACGAGCGGCACCAGGCTCCCGACGAGGATGGAGAGCCGGATCCTCGCGAGGTCCCCCTCCAGGTACGCGCAGATCACTGCATGCGCCAACCGCAATGCATTATGTTCAGTACTGGCTTGGTTTGGTACTACTGTCTGGTGGCAGCTGGAGCATGTGTGGAAGTCAATGCGCACAGTGCATGTGGTTTCTCTTGGGTACGTACGTACCTGGCGCGATGTCGTGGTAGACCAGCGTGAAGATGATCACCGGCAGCGTCGCTGGAACCTGCTCCCAGTGGGCGTTCGCTGGCAGGCTCAGGCCGCCGCCGAACGCCACCGCAGAGACTTCAATCGTCAGCAGTAGCCCTGCATCAGCAGGCAGATCAGGgcgatgatggtgatggtgatacACACCAGTACCCAAGACTTGTTGCCATTTTGTAAGGTGTATCTGCTATTCTAGTCTGGGTTGGGACGCTACGATATGAATTCCATGTGCAATGCTAGATGGAAATGTTGAGACGGCAGAGAAAGCAACGGGCTGGCCGGCTCAGAGCCAAGATTTGTCCTCCGCTCCTAGGTGTTAATGCAGATCTCAGTAGTGATATATCCGCTCTTAGTACTACAGTGCTACCACTACTCTACTAGGGTACTGGCCGTTCATCCAAGTGACAACTCACATACACTATACGTAGTACTACACTGGCACTGGTAGCTGTTGCGTACGTGCGAGCGAACAGTACCTATCATGAAGAAGGTGAGCACTTGGTTCACTTTGGCCGTGACGCCCGTGCCACCGGCGGCGATGAGGAGCGCGagggcggcggtgaaggcggcgccAGAGACGGGCTCGGGCACGCCGATCGCGCGGGAGAGCACCTCGCCGGACTTGGACGTGTAGGCGACCATGGAAGTGTAGGACAGGAACAGGTAGGCGGTGGCGGCCAGGTTCCCTCCCCACTCGCCAAGCGTCGCCTGCGCCATGCTCTTCATGGATATCACCTCCAGGCCTGCGCCATCGCCGCCGTCTTTCTTGCTCTTCCGACGCAGGTGGACGTTGATCTCGGCGATGAGGAGCGCTTCGGCCACCAGGAAGGCCCAGCAGACCACCATGCACACGGCGCTTGGAACGAAACCCTGTGAATTGCCGCAGTAGTAGCATTATTAAGGACAATTCTGTTCTGTCATACTGATACTGCCTTCATTCACAACATATACACTTGCTTCACTGCTTATTACTCGATGAAAGGAAGAAAAAATGCGAGTGAAATTATGTGGCAGCATTGCAGTTCGTACTAGGTCAAATACTTGACGCGGCTCGTTGTTCTGTTGCTGGGTATCGTATTTTCAGATCGCGAAAGCTCAAGTTGGAACAATTTAAGCAGACAGAGATTGATCCCGCCAGCCAACAATGACGAATGAGACACCGATTGAATGCACACAGCAACGCCAGTTGGCGGTCA
Proteins encoded:
- the LOC123098026 gene encoding tyrosine-specific transport protein, which encodes MQGIVIRRALCPAKLHRHVPSSLSRGLCFRGGSDTRCGAAAGKRPRAVAVRARGGPVAGDGDRAPPLQDAVGASPPPRGGGAKRGSVAGAAALIVGTSIGSGILAVPQSTAPAGFVPSAVCMVVCWAFLVAEALLIAEINVHLRRKSKKDGGDGAGLEVISMKSMAQATLGEWGGNLAATAYLFLSYTSMVAYTSKSGEVLSRAIGVPEPVSGAAFTAALALLIAAGGTGVTAKVNQVLTFFMIGLLLTIEVSAVAFGGGLSLPANAHWEQVPATLPVIIFTLVYHDIAPVICAYLEGDLARIRLSILVGSLVPLVSLLVWDDVALTLSASSTDPNGLGILDMLETEWSYAVVETFSLLAVGTSLIGTLLAASQFFIEQMTTSLSSAEGDAQIDEDASEEEGSSQLGWPTLLESNRLSFVATGVVVVPTMLIAAAVPDSFSIATDIAGGYCMTILYGVLPPLMAWSIGSKLSDQKVGLGQVEAASTAGKERVNFTGATAKPVLVGMGVFSVLMVFQQILQDLVSFNTYLLSWTS